From Cyprinus carpio isolate SPL01 chromosome A7, ASM1834038v1, whole genome shotgun sequence, a single genomic window includes:
- the LOC109057721 gene encoding mitochondrial carrier homolog 2-like, whose amino-acid sequence MAETCGQVLLGSGLTILSHPLMYIKVLVQVGHEPLPPTLGRNLFGRQVYQLPGLFAYAKHIIKIDGKSGLFKGLTPRLCAGTIGTIVHSKVLQKCQDEKIEIWGSSQKAEDGSLQHVVNETTKEMIARSCATIVTHPFHVITLRCMVQFIGREAKYSGVFDSIVTIYREEGILGFFAGLIPRLLGDILSLWICNMLAHFINTYAIDDSTSHTGEIKNCSQAVTGFFASMLTYPFVLVSNLMAVNNCGLAGGLPPYAAIYPNWLHCWSHLSREGNMSRGNSLFFRKLPAGKMYAVEQKRFF is encoded by the exons ATGGCGGAAACATGTGGCCAAGTCCTCCTTGGGTCTGGATTAACAATCCTTTCCCACCCTCTTATGTACATCAAGGTTTTAGTTCAG GTTGGACATGAACCTCTTCCTCCTACTCTAGGCAGAAATCTGTTTGGTCGACAAGTGTACCAGCTTCCAGGTCTCTTTGCATATG CCAAACACATCATCAAGATCGATGGGAAATCAGGCCTGTTTAAGGGTCTCACCCCAAGGCTTTGTGCTGGGACCATTGGGACCATTGTTCACAGTAAAGTGTTGCAG AAATGCCAGGATGAAAAAATTGAG ATATGGGGAAGCAGTCAGAAAGCAGAGGATGGTTCTCTGCAACATGTAGTAAATGAG ACCACTAAAGAGATGATTGCACGCTCATGTGCGACAATTGTCACACACCCTTTTCATG TGATCACTCTCAGATGCATGGTCCAGTTTATTGGTAGAGAAGCCAAATACAG TGGTGTCTTTGACTCCATAGTTACCATCTACAGAGAAGAAGGAATCCTGGGTTTTTTTGC TGGCCTCATTCCTCGTCTACTGGGTGACATTCTTTCCCTGTGGATCTGCAACATGCTTGCTCACTTCATTAACACTTACGCTATAGATGATTCG ACGAGTCATACAGGAGAGATCAAAAACTGCTCTCAAGCTGTGACCGgg TTTTTTGCAAGTATGCTGACGTATCCATTTGTATTGGTGTCCAACCTGATGGCAGTAAATAACTGTGG GCTGGCTGGAGGTCTGCCACCTTATGCTGCCATTTATCCCAACTGGCTCCACTGCTGGAGTCACCTGAGCCGAGAG GGCAACATGAGCAGAGGCAACAGTCTGTTCTTCAGAAAGTTGCCTGCAGGGAAGATGTATGCcgttgagcagaagagatttttttGA